One segment of Sporanaerobacter acetigenes DSM 13106 DNA contains the following:
- a CDS encoding ABC transporter permease, translated as MTNAKINKLGDGINESLFTFAEYDESQAERTGYSNYSYWRSTFQMFRRNKVAMFFLVLMIVLVVFTVIQPYLPNQKSPTKIYIDENTNMQIRNNPPDLEFWFGTNSIGQDLWSRIWSGTRTSLLIGFLVGLCEAVIGITVGALWGYVRKLDAVITEIYNVLDNIPTTIIQVLLTYIMRPSIGTLVFAMCITGWLGMARFVRNQIVIIRDREYNLASRCLGTPTKRIITKNLLPYLVSVIMLRMALAIPAAIGSEVFLTYIGLGLPVSIPSLGNLVNEGRVVMMVPSLRYQLIFPAIVLSLVTISFYVIGNAFADAADPRTHI; from the coding sequence TCCAATTATTCATATTGGCGCTCCACATTTCAAATGTTTAGAAGAAATAAAGTTGCAATGTTTTTTCTTGTACTCATGATAGTTCTTGTTGTATTTACTGTCATTCAGCCATATTTGCCAAATCAAAAATCTCCTACTAAAATATATATTGATGAAAATACAAATATGCAGATTAGAAACAACCCACCAGATTTAGAATTTTGGTTTGGAACCAATTCTATTGGTCAGGATTTATGGTCTCGTATATGGAGTGGTACACGTACTTCACTTTTAATTGGCTTTTTAGTAGGACTTTGTGAAGCTGTGATTGGTATTACTGTAGGAGCATTATGGGGATATGTAAGAAAGCTTGATGCGGTGATTACTGAAATATACAATGTTTTGGACAATATACCAACTACTATCATACAAGTTCTTTTAACGTATATAATGCGTCCTAGTATAGGGACTTTGGTTTTTGCCATGTGTATAACTGGGTGGCTAGGTATGGCACGTTTTGTACGTAATCAAATAGTCATCATAAGAGATAGAGAGTACAATTTGGCATCTAGATGTCTTGGAACTCCAACTAAAAGAATTATAACTAAAAATTTACTTCCTTATTTGGTTTCTGTCATTATGCTTAGAATGGCATTAGCTATTCCTGCAGCAATAGGCTCTGAAGTTTTTCTAACTTATATTGGTCTTGGATTGCCTGTAAGTATTCCATCATTAGGAAATTTAGTCAATGAGGGTAGAGTTGTTATGATGGTTCCATCATTGCGTTATCAGTTGATATTTCCAGCAATAGTTCTTTCTTTGGTCACGATATCTTTTTATGTAATAGGAAATGCTTTTGCAGATGCTGCTGATCCAAGGACTCATATTTAG
- a CDS encoding ABC transporter ATP-binding protein, producing MDDRKKILSVKDLVVKFELRGRVLTAIREASLDLYEGESLAIVGESGSGKSVFTKTFMGLLDGNGWIDSGSIIYNGEDLAKYKTEDDWIKIRGKEIAMVFQEPMTSLNPLMTIGSQIEEAVVLHRGLKGEEAKKLVIDILNDVGIAEPEKRYHQYPHEFSGGMRQRVVIAIAIACNPRILICDEPTTALDVTIQAQILQLLRNLKEKYNLTIIYITHDLGVVANVADRIAVMYAGDIIEIGTCEEIFYDPRHPYTWALLLSLPQLGIKGEDLHSIKGTPPNLFNEIKGDAFAPRNPRALKIDFAERPPYFSVSPTHKAKTWLLDPRAPKVEPPESIKKLSSQWRMSENE from the coding sequence ATGGATGATAGGAAAAAAATATTGTCAGTTAAGGATTTAGTAGTGAAATTTGAATTAAGAGGCAGAGTTTTAACCGCTATAAGAGAGGCTTCATTGGACCTATATGAAGGTGAGAGCCTTGCAATAGTTGGAGAATCTGGATCGGGAAAATCTGTTTTCACCAAAACTTTTATGGGGCTTCTTGATGGAAATGGATGGATTGATTCTGGAAGTATAATATATAATGGGGAAGATTTAGCCAAATATAAGACAGAAGATGATTGGATAAAAATTAGAGGTAAGGAAATTGCAATGGTGTTTCAAGAACCTATGACTTCATTGAATCCACTGATGACCATTGGAAGTCAAATTGAAGAGGCGGTAGTACTTCATAGAGGACTTAAGGGAGAGGAAGCTAAAAAACTTGTAATAGATATTTTGAATGATGTAGGAATAGCTGAACCTGAAAAGAGATATCATCAGTATCCTCATGAGTTTTCTGGAGGAATGAGACAAAGAGTTGTTATAGCTATTGCGATAGCATGCAATCCTAGAATACTTATTTGTGATGAACCAACTACGGCATTGGATGTGACTATACAGGCTCAAATTCTTCAACTTTTAAGGAATTTAAAAGAAAAATATAATTTAACTATAATATACATTACCCATGACTTAGGAGTAGTAGCTAATGTGGCAGACAGAATAGCTGTCATGTATGCAGGTGATATCATTGAGATAGGGACTTGTGAAGAAATCTTTTATGATCCAAGGCATCCATATACATGGGCACTGCTTTTGTCTCTTCCACAACTTGGAATTAAGGGAGAAGACCTACATTCTATAAAAGGTACTCCACCAAATTTATTTAATGAAATAAAAGGGGATGCTTTTGCACCAAGAAATCCAAGGGCACTTAAAATAGACTTTGCAGAAAGGCCGCCATATTTTTCTGTAAGCCCTACTCACAAAGCTAAAACTTGGCTGTTAGATCCTCGTGCACCAAAGGTAGAACCACCTGAATCCATAAAAAAATTGAGTTCACAATGGAGGATGAGTGAAAATGAATGA
- a CDS encoding ATP-binding cassette domain-containing protein, giving the protein MNDKQREVLLETKNLRVEFGNRKKKKFVAVDDVSFHIYKGETFGLVGESGSGKTTIGRAIMRINEVANGEILFKGQRISGKISKDLDRELTRKIQMIFQDPMASLNERAKVDYIVSEGLYNIKNYSSEEERKEKVCKALLDVGLLPEFSDRFPHEFSGGQRQRIGVARALVMEPEFIIADEPISALDVSIRAQVLNLLSELQKKKGLTYLFITHDLSVARFITDRIAVIRKGKIVELADTEKLFEHPYHPYTRALLSAIPLPDPIREKEKVLEVYDPSCHDYVNNPPKWVEIEPEHFVLANEKELEEYRARSRA; this is encoded by the coding sequence ATGAATGACAAACAAAGAGAAGTTTTATTGGAGACAAAAAATTTGCGTGTGGAATTTGGCAATAGAAAAAAGAAAAAATTTGTAGCAGTAGATGATGTAAGTTTTCATATTTATAAGGGTGAAACTTTTGGACTTGTTGGTGAGTCTGGTTCAGGAAAAACTACTATTGGCAGGGCTATTATGCGTATAAATGAAGTTGCTAATGGAGAAATACTTTTTAAAGGACAAAGAATAAGTGGAAAGATCAGCAAGGACTTAGATAGGGAATTGACAAGAAAAATTCAGATGATATTTCAAGATCCCATGGCTTCTTTGAATGAAAGGGCCAAAGTTGATTATATAGTATCTGAGGGACTATATAATATAAAGAATTACAGCAGTGAGGAAGAAAGAAAAGAAAAAGTTTGTAAAGCCCTTTTAGATGTAGGGTTACTTCCAGAGTTTTCAGATCGTTTTCCTCACGAATTTTCAGGAGGACAAAGGCAGAGAATAGGTGTTGCAAGGGCTTTAGTTATGGAACCGGAATTCATCATTGCTGATGAGCCGATATCGGCATTAGATGTATCTATTCGTGCTCAAGTTTTGAATTTATTGTCTGAACTTCAAAAGAAAAAGGGATTAACTTATTTATTTATCACTCATGATTTATCTGTTGCAAGATTTATAACTGATAGGATAGCTGTCATTCGAAAAGGGAAAATAGTAGAACTTGCAGATACAGAAAAATTGTTTGAACATCCCTATCATCCATATACTAGGGCACTATTGTCAGCTATTCCATTGCCTGATCCAATAAGGGAAAAGGAGAAAGTATTGGAGGTATATGATCCTAGTTGTCATGATTATGTAAATAATCCACCTAAATGGGTAGAAATAGAACCGGAACATTTTGTATTGGCAAATGAGAAGGAATTGGAAGAATATAGAGCTAGAAGTAGAGCATAA
- a CDS encoding C40 family peptidase — translation MEDYAIIKTTIGSLKQEPKFTGEAADEALFGMIVKLIERPSDEWYYIETSYNYRGYIHESQIEICGEYALKWDREAEHTINLGIVDVLKEPKFQSYPIFQLTRGAVVKLSGRVSENWTEILFPDGNSGWIRTDFIIKRIRLEDRPSEEVLRESVVKTALSYLGTQYRWGGKSPLGIDCSGLCSISYMMNGVIIYRDAKLKEEFNMRSISREEMKPGDLMYWPGHVAMYIGNDKYVHSTGASSGVVINSLNPEDIDYREDLANISEIGTVF, via the coding sequence ATGGAAGATTATGCTATTATAAAAACAACTATAGGGTCTTTAAAACAAGAACCAAAGTTTACAGGAGAGGCAGCAGATGAAGCTCTTTTTGGAATGATAGTTAAATTGATCGAAAGGCCTTCTGATGAATGGTACTATATTGAAACGAGCTATAATTATAGAGGATATATTCATGAAAGCCAAATTGAGATTTGTGGTGAGTATGCTCTCAAATGGGATAGAGAAGCAGAGCATACTATAAATTTAGGTATAGTAGATGTCTTAAAGGAACCTAAATTTCAAAGTTATCCTATATTTCAGCTCACCAGAGGAGCGGTAGTCAAATTGTCTGGAAGAGTAAGTGAAAATTGGACTGAAATACTTTTCCCAGATGGAAATAGTGGATGGATAAGAACTGATTTTATAATTAAGAGGATTAGGCTGGAAGATAGACCATCTGAAGAAGTTTTGAGAGAAAGTGTAGTTAAAACCGCTTTGTCTTATTTGGGAACTCAATATAGATGGGGAGGAAAATCGCCATTAGGTATAGATTGTTCTGGATTATGTTCAATTTCTTATATGATGAATGGAGTCATCATATATAGAGATGCAAAACTTAAGGAAGAATTCAACATGAGAAGTATAAGTAGAGAAGAAATGAAACCCGGAGATTTGATGTATTGGCCTGGACATGTAGCGATGTATATAGGAAATGATAAATATGTTCATTCTACGGGAGCATCCAGTGGAGTTGTGATAAATAGTTTGAATCCTGAGGATATAGATTATAGAGAGGATTTAGCCAATATAAGTGAAATAGGAACAGTTTTTTAG
- the nagZ gene encoding beta-N-acetylhexosaminidase, with product MIVIFALLLNGCQKNEDIPKKEDIKDMEESEEEKIDSIKESMINMTMEEKIGQLLIVGIEGTAIEENTIELIEDYKVGGFILFSRNINDEHQTLELLNSLKKANSNNDIPLFLSIDEEGGRVSRLPKSFEKLPEAKKIGDINDKDFSFKYGKILGERVKSLGFNMDFAPVLDINSNPKNPTIGNRAFGSTIDVVVYNGLEVMEGIQSVGVVPSIKHFPGHGDTSIDSHLDLPIIDKNLNDLKEFELVPFKRAIDEGADMVMVGHMLLADVDADNPSSLSKKVITDVLRHDLKYDKVVITDDMTMGAIVKNYDIGEASLKSLKAGSDIVLICHGYENSKKVIDTLKKAVEDGDITEDEIDEKVYRILKVKDKYRLNDEKVKYANIEKINIETRKILDKYIK from the coding sequence ATGATAGTTATTTTTGCTTTGCTTTTAAATGGATGTCAAAAAAATGAGGATATTCCTAAAAAAGAAGACATAAAAGATATGGAAGAAAGTGAAGAAGAGAAAATAGATTCTATAAAAGAAAGTATGATTAATATGACTATGGAAGAAAAAATAGGTCAACTTCTAATTGTAGGTATTGAAGGGACTGCCATAGAAGAAAATACGATTGAACTAATTGAAGACTATAAAGTAGGGGGTTTTATATTATTTAGTCGAAATATCAATGACGAACATCAGACATTGGAGTTGTTAAATAGCCTTAAAAAAGCAAATTCTAACAATGATATACCTTTATTTTTATCTATAGATGAAGAAGGTGGAAGAGTAAGCAGATTGCCTAAATCCTTTGAAAAACTACCTGAAGCTAAAAAAATTGGTGATATTAATGACAAAGATTTTTCTTTTAAATATGGTAAGATATTAGGAGAAAGAGTAAAATCTTTAGGGTTTAATATGGACTTTGCGCCAGTTTTGGACATTAACTCTAATCCTAAGAACCCAACAATAGGAAATAGAGCTTTTGGTTCAACTATAGACGTAGTAGTATACAATGGATTGGAAGTAATGGAAGGAATTCAATCGGTAGGGGTTGTTCCTAGTATAAAACATTTTCCAGGGCATGGAGATACATCTATAGATTCTCATTTGGATTTGCCTATTATTGATAAGAATTTAAATGATTTAAAAGAATTTGAGTTAGTTCCTTTTAAGAGAGCCATAGATGAAGGTGCAGATATGGTCATGGTTGGGCATATGCTTCTTGCCGATGTAGATGCCGATAATCCTTCTTCTCTTTCTAAAAAGGTGATTACAGATGTTTTGAGACATGATTTGAAATATGACAAAGTAGTTATAACTGATGATATGACTATGGGGGCTATTGTGAAAAATTATGATATAGGAGAAGCTTCGTTGAAATCTTTAAAAGCAGGAAGCGATATAGTACTTATATGTCATGGATATGAAAATTCAAAAAAGGTCATAGATACTTTGAAAAAGGCTGTAGAAGACGGAGATATAACTGAAGATGAAATAGATGAAAAAGTATATAGAATACTAAAAGTCAAAGACAAATATAGATTAAATGATGAGAAAGTAAAATATGCAAATATAGAAAAAATTAATATAGAAACTAGAAAAATTTTAGACAAATATATAAAATAG
- a CDS encoding DUF523 domain-containing protein: MILYIVSACLAGIKCRYDGKDNGDEKIIQLVKEGKAIPVCPEVFGGLPIPRVPCEIVLDDKGNIKVINKEGADCTENFKEGAKKTLVIAEILGVDTAILKSKSPSCGCGKIYDGTFSGKLVEGDGVAAKFLTENGIKVYNEDNYK; encoded by the coding sequence ATGATATTGTATATTGTTAGTGCTTGCCTTGCTGGTATCAAATGTAGATATGATGGAAAAGACAATGGAGATGAAAAAATAATTCAACTTGTCAAGGAAGGAAAGGCAATACCAGTGTGTCCAGAAGTATTTGGGGGACTTCCCATTCCTAGAGTACCTTGTGAGATAGTATTAGATGATAAAGGAAATATAAAAGTTATAAATAAAGAAGGAGCAGATTGTACTGAAAATTTCAAAGAAGGAGCTAAAAAGACTTTAGTCATAGCTGAAATATTGGGGGTTGATACTGCGATACTTAAGTCCAAGAGCCCTTCTTGTGGTTGCGGTAAAATATATGATGGTACTTTTAGTGGGAAATTGGTAGAAGGAGATGGAGTAGCTGCAAAATTTTTAACTGAAAATGGGATAAAAGTCTATAATGAAGATAATTATAAATAA
- a CDS encoding ROK family protein, with protein sequence MRKVIGIDLGGTKINGGIVDESGNILKKITIDTNIEGGRKGVLDGIKYIVRELKNGEDIEAIGLGTPGFIDVEKGEVIFHGGNIPNWAGVNIKKELASEFKDIPIIIENDANVATICEQWLGSGRNLNSFVMITLGTGVGGGIWTKDERIWRGNNYQGAEFGHSILYPNGRQCNCGQRGCAEQYISGNGIEKSFYEKGNKKMSGVDIFKNSEDDPICKMVVEEFVDDLSIFLITLKNIFDPEGIVIGGGVINSKEYWWDKMISSYEKNCNNSKGTKILPAEYLNDSGMIGAGKVAFDYINMDF encoded by the coding sequence ATGAGAAAAGTCATAGGAATTGATTTAGGTGGCACTAAAATTAATGGTGGTATTGTTGATGAAAGTGGAAATATTTTAAAAAAAATCACTATAGACACTAATATAGAAGGCGGAAGAAAAGGAGTGCTTGACGGAATAAAGTATATTGTAAGAGAACTTAAAAATGGTGAGGATATTGAAGCTATAGGTCTTGGAACTCCAGGTTTTATAGATGTCGAAAAAGGAGAGGTTATATTTCATGGTGGAAATATTCCAAACTGGGCAGGAGTGAATATAAAGAAGGAATTGGCCAGTGAGTTTAAAGATATACCTATTATCATTGAAAATGATGCCAATGTGGCTACTATATGTGAACAGTGGCTAGGTTCGGGGAGGAATTTAAATAGTTTTGTGATGATTACTTTGGGAACTGGAGTAGGAGGAGGAATTTGGACTAAAGATGAGAGAATTTGGCGCGGAAACAATTATCAAGGAGCTGAATTTGGTCACTCTATACTTTATCCTAATGGTAGACAGTGCAATTGTGGTCAAAGAGGTTGTGCAGAACAGTATATCTCAGGAAATGGGATAGAGAAGTCTTTTTATGAAAAGGGCAATAAAAAGATGAGTGGAGTGGATATATTCAAAAATAGTGAAGATGATCCTATTTGCAAAATGGTTGTAGAAGAGTTTGTGGATGATTTGTCTATATTCTTGATTACTTTAAAAAACATCTTTGATCCAGAAGGAATTGTAATAGGTGGAGGGGTAATAAATTCTAAAGAATATTGGTGGGATAAAATGATTAGCTCTTATGAAAAAAATTGCAACAATTCAAAAGGAACGAAAATACTTCCAGCGGAGTATTTAAATGATTCTGGAATGATTGGTGCTGGAAAAGTAGCTTTTGATTATATAAATATGGATTTCTAG
- a CDS encoding PD-(D/E)XK nuclease family protein → MPNRVVYYGPFNNTKREELLEKSKKYLNENKGDKFYYILPNGKLFIKYREILLKSNQGAFDIRLFTFDDIIRNLLKDKLYSTIGSELKEEIIKNILKELYENGDIVYYKDVSLMDGFVWNISNIIGEMKRSLISPEKYYENTPSLPFYSEIGLVYEKYQKFLRENELIDVEEGFIKGIELLKSNGDFFESTDFVVIDEFFDFRPQELEILKEMCKYPMDIYVNIPYKRDKEFLTTKSTLNILKEMDFEVVNLDKNEKNTFEALGDKLFTEDSELLLKNENIKLIKVPNKYLELKRISQEIKCLNKKGIPLNRMAIVLTSPNEYSNTLYRVFREEKIPGSSNEEIRLIDIPLVKELLNIIDIKINNFDKKSTINRVKNSYFNIYSDENKDKVEFILYKLNYSQIEELKILLEEKKKRLLNRIESGVEGFIKKYEEVVHLENSLEKMYIEGSSIPEFTSPEEIGSSILNIIESYNLRQKILDNYKKTEDYNIFYRDISALAKIKEVFVNMSRDISIVYKEIHLKDFYEILLKYLEKETVVISLGNSEGVNILTSATTQGTNYDVIFMTGLVEGKYPNLKGTNFFFREDNLSMFKDMGLDRSSYYEKLDKECLLFAIGVTRCKQILYLSFPESSTGDEVNIPSMFLDELLNLFEGNSEEEKVDVISLDMDYIIKRDFDEITTDRELVAHLFYRYYNGEDLKDYFSMLNSRKDGLLEEISEKIECETLRSSKEYNEYSGFINDENIKNDLMQSEKNRICSITYFENYGKCPYKFLMEYILELEGMERFMEDFSPLDRGNIYHSVLKNYYEFHKADFIKSIKGQAEFQVEDTLDEIVNGIENILRKNEIDITDKLWRLRIDNMADTILNLIKLDLDRMSNSKYKMVPYDFEVEFGFNEDFSIDVDGEKIRLLGKIDRIDKLADEDKYILYDYKTSSYGIRKIVDMMNGVSFQLPVYIIAEENKNIIAGGYINISKGEVSIELLKEDEKAVFNKKTGKYILNDEEWNSLMEHIKGEMKEYIQKIYDGDFSINPKECDSYCPYGEICRYRGR, encoded by the coding sequence ATGCCAAATAGAGTTGTCTATTATGGACCATTTAACAATACCAAAAGAGAAGAACTGCTAGAAAAATCTAAAAAGTATTTAAATGAAAACAAAGGAGATAAATTTTATTATATACTTCCAAATGGCAAGTTGTTCATAAAATATAGAGAGATATTGCTTAAAAGCAATCAGGGTGCCTTTGATATAAGATTGTTTACTTTTGATGATATAATAAGAAATTTACTGAAAGATAAACTTTATTCAACCATAGGTTCAGAATTGAAAGAAGAAATTATAAAAAATATTCTAAAAGAACTATATGAGAATGGAGACATTGTATATTATAAGGATGTATCTCTTATGGATGGATTTGTATGGAATATATCAAATATTATTGGAGAGATGAAGAGGTCTTTGATATCTCCTGAAAAATATTATGAAAATACACCTTCTTTACCTTTTTATAGTGAAATAGGTTTGGTTTATGAGAAATATCAAAAATTTTTAAGGGAAAATGAATTGATAGATGTGGAAGAAGGATTTATAAAGGGAATAGAGCTACTTAAAAGCAATGGGGATTTTTTTGAAAGTACAGATTTTGTTGTAATAGATGAGTTTTTTGATTTTAGGCCCCAAGAGTTAGAGATCCTCAAAGAAATGTGCAAATATCCAATGGATATCTATGTAAATATTCCATATAAGAGAGATAAAGAATTTTTAACTACAAAGAGTACATTGAACATTTTAAAAGAAATGGATTTTGAAGTAGTCAATTTAGATAAGAATGAAAAAAATACTTTTGAAGCACTTGGAGACAAATTATTTACTGAAGATAGTGAATTGTTACTAAAAAATGAGAATATAAAATTGATAAAAGTTCCAAACAAGTATTTAGAATTGAAAAGAATTTCTCAAGAGATAAAGTGTTTAAATAAAAAAGGTATTCCCCTAAATCGTATGGCAATTGTACTTACTTCTCCCAATGAGTATTCAAACACATTGTATAGAGTTTTTAGAGAGGAAAAAATACCTGGTTCATCAAATGAGGAGATAAGACTTATTGATATTCCATTGGTCAAAGAGTTACTCAATATAATAGATATAAAAATAAACAATTTTGACAAGAAATCAACTATAAATAGAGTCAAAAATAGCTATTTCAATATTTATTCTGATGAAAATAAGGACAAAGTGGAATTTATTTTGTATAAATTAAATTATAGTCAAATTGAAGAATTGAAGATTCTTCTTGAAGAAAAAAAGAAAAGGCTTTTAAACAGGATAGAAAGTGGAGTAGAAGGTTTCATAAAAAAATATGAAGAAGTAGTTCATCTTGAAAATTCTCTTGAAAAAATGTATATAGAAGGAAGTTCTATTCCTGAATTTACTTCTCCAGAAGAGATAGGTTCATCTATATTGAATATTATTGAAAGCTACAATTTAAGGCAAAAAATACTTGATAATTATAAAAAAACGGAAGATTACAATATTTTTTACAGAGATATTTCTGCACTTGCAAAGATTAAAGAAGTGTTCGTGAATATGAGTAGAGATATTTCTATAGTCTATAAGGAAATTCATCTGAAAGATTTCTATGAGATATTGCTTAAATATTTAGAAAAAGAAACTGTAGTTATAAGTTTAGGAAATAGTGAAGGGGTAAATATACTCACATCTGCAACAACTCAAGGAACAAACTATGATGTGATATTTATGACTGGATTGGTAGAAGGAAAGTATCCAAATTTAAAAGGAACCAACTTTTTCTTTAGAGAAGACAATCTTTCCATGTTTAAAGATATGGGATTAGACAGAAGTAGTTATTATGAAAAATTGGACAAGGAATGTCTATTGTTTGCCATAGGAGTGACCAGATGTAAACAAATATTGTATTTGAGTTTTCCAGAAAGTTCAACTGGTGATGAAGTAAATATTCCTTCTATGTTTTTAGATGAACTTTTAAATTTATTTGAAGGAAATAGTGAGGAAGAAAAAGTTGATGTGATAAGTTTGGATATGGACTATATAATAAAAAGGGATTTTGATGAAATAACTACAGATAGAGAACTTGTAGCTCATCTATTTTATAGATATTACAATGGAGAAGATTTAAAAGATTATTTTAGTATGCTAAATAGCCGAAAAGATGGTCTACTGGAAGAAATAAGTGAAAAAATAGAGTGTGAAACTTTGAGGAGTTCTAAAGAATATAATGAGTATTCGGGATTTATAAATGATGAGAATATAAAAAATGATTTAATGCAAAGTGAGAAGAATAGAATTTGTTCTATAACTTATTTTGAAAACTATGGGAAATGCCCTTATAAATTTCTCATGGAGTATATATTAGAATTAGAGGGAATGGAAAGATTCATGGAAGACTTTTCACCACTTGACAGGGGCAATATATATCATAGTGTGCTTAAAAATTATTATGAATTTCATAAAGCTGATTTCATAAAATCTATAAAAGGGCAAGCTGAATTTCAAGTAGAAGATACACTAGATGAAATAGTAAATGGAATAGAAAATATATTGCGAAAAAACGAGATAGATATCACCGATAAATTGTGGAGACTTAGAATAGACAATATGGCAGATACAATTTTAAATCTCATCAAATTAGATTTAGATAGAATGTCTAACTCAAAATACAAAATGGTACCTTATGATTTTGAAGTGGAATTTGGATTTAATGAGGATTTTTCAATAGATGTAGATGGTGAAAAAATAAGGCTGTTAGGGAAAATAGATAGAATAGATAAATTGGCAGATGAAGATAAATATATACTCTATGATTACAAGACTTCTTCCTATGGAATAAGAAAAATTGTAGATATGATGAATGGGGTTTCATTTCAATTGCCTGTATATATAATAGCTGAAGAAAACAAAAACATCATTGCTGGAGGATATATAAATATATCTAAGGGAGAAGTAAGTATAGAACTATTAAAAGAAGATGAAAAAGCTGTATTCAACAAGAAAACTGGGAAATACATTTTAAATGATGAAGAGTGGAATAGCTTGATGGAACATATAAAAGGAGAAATGAAAGAATATATTCAGAAGATATATGATGGGGATTTTTCTATAAATCCCAAAGAATGTGATTCATATTGTCCTTATGGTGAAATCTGCAGATATAGAGGTAGATAG